One segment of Cryptococcus neoformans var. grubii H99 chromosome 2, complete sequence DNA contains the following:
- a CDS encoding alpha 1,2-mannosyltransferase — MMIPRWKYIAMAGGLVFLLHVLLSVHPTYREKTSILNLLPQQDGWREGQPPPNSAIPPVVGDLAENEAALEGRRKANAVFVVLARNSDLWPFLDSMRQMEDRFNHWAKYDYVFLNEEDFSDEFKRYTQSMTKAKCYYGKIDPEHWYQPEWIDEDKASKAREEMIRKKVIYGHSVPYRNMCRFNSGFFFRHPLLANYDYYWRIEPSVKFFCDLAYDPFLVMQDQNKVYGFTLSLFEYIETIPTLWDAVKEFIGEHPDYLPEGNAMQFLSDDGGETYNKCHFWSNFEIGDLNFWRSQPYMEFFDFLDKKGGFYYERWGDAPVHSIGAALFAKKEQIHFFDDIGYRHEPFQHCPQGDAHTRGNCWCDQANNFDWEWYSCTKKYTEMF; from the exons ATGATGATTCCTCGCTGGAAATATATCGCCATGGCTGGAGGATTAGTC ttcctcctccacgTCCTCCTATCCGTTCACCCTACTTACCGAGAGAAAACCTCAATCTTGAATCTTTTGCCTCAACAAGACGGGTGGCGTGAGGGCCAACCACCTCCCAATTCCGCCATCCCTCCAGTCGTTGGCGATCTGGCAGAAAATGAGGCCGctttggagggaagaagaaaagccAACGCGGTCTTCGTCGTTTTGG CCCGGAATTCGGATTTGTGGCCGTTCCTCGACTCTATGCGACAGATGGAGGATCGATTCAATCACTGGGCTAAATATGATTATGTTTTTTTGAACGAGGAG GACTTCTCTGACGAGTTCAAGCGGTACACTCAATCAATGACCAAAGCCAAATGTTACTACGGCAAGATTGATCCCGAACATTGGTACCAGCCTGAATG GATCGATGAAGACAAGGCTAGCAAGGCTCGAGAGGAAATGATAAGGAAAAAGGTCATTTACGGCCACTCTGTCCCTTACCGAAACATGTGCCGATTCAACTCTGGC ttcttcttccgacacCCCCTTCTCGCCAATTATGATTACTACTGGCGAATCGAGCCCTCTGTCAAGTTCTTTTGTGATCTCG CCTACGACCCCTTCCTTGTCATGCAGGATCAGAATAAGGTGTATGGCTTCACCCTTTCCCTGTTCGAGTACATCGAGACCATTCCCACTCTCTGGGATGCCGTCAAAG AATTCATCGGAGAACATCCCGATTATCTTCCTGAAGGCAATGCAATGCAATTCCTAAGCGATGACGGCGGTGAGACCTACAACAAGTGCCACT TCTGGTCCAACTTTGAGATTGGGGACCTTAACTTCTGGCGATCTCAGCCTTACATGGAGTTCTTTGATTTCCTTGACAAGAAGGGTGGATTCTATTACGAGCGGTGGGGAGATGCGCCCGTGCACTCAATCGGTGCCGCACTCTTCGCTAAGAAGGAGCAGATCCATTTCTTTGATGACATTGGCTACAGGCACGAACCGTTCCAG CATTGCCCTCAAGGTGACGCTCATACCAGGGGTAACTGTTGGTGTGATCAAGCCAATAACTTTGATTGGGAATG GTACTCTTGCACTAAGAAATATACAGAAATGTTCTAA